From Procambarus clarkii isolate CNS0578487 chromosome 65, FALCON_Pclarkii_2.0, whole genome shotgun sequence, one genomic window encodes:
- the LOC138354896 gene encoding uncharacterized protein, producing the protein MSRYNSTTKNMLKAEREEELSESSFFWNQRKHDSLARVLASRFCKAKEAAELIRKELADLSLDEKQLLIWIAELTNLAQSLNKRSVSQNDVQKGIELVCDSIRTKKSHISSVAGMLKLMYKLGTDKTNRNLLVFLFSLCITLLSL; encoded by the exons ATGTCGCGgtacaacagtaccaccaaaaacaTGTTGAAAGCCG AGCGTGAAGAAGAACTTAGTGAATCTTCATTTTTTTGGAACCAACGTAAACATGACTCTTTAGCTCGTGTTCTAGCTTCAAGATTTTGTAAG GCAAAAGAAGCTGCAGAGTTAATAAGAAAGGAGTTAGCTGACTTATCTCTTGATGAAAAACAACTTCTCATCTGGATTGCAGAGTTAACCAACTTAGCCCAGAGTTTAAATAAAAG ATCAGTTTCTCAAAATGATGTTCAAAAGGGGATAGAGTTAGTATGTGACTCAATTAGAACCAAGAAATCCCACATATCCAGTGTAGCAGGTATGTTAAAGCTTATGTATAAGTTAGGGACTGATAAAACAAACAGAAATCTTTTAGtgtttctcttcagcctttgcatcactctcttaagcctctga